Part of the Streptomyces sp. NBC_01353 genome, CGCACCGCCTTGGCCAGGTCCCGTCCCAAGCGCCGGAAGAGCGCGGTGTCCCCCAGCGGTCCCCGGTCGTCCAGGAGAGCAATGAGGTTGTGCGCTGGACGTGCCCGCGGGTCGTCGCTCTGCTCGCGGGCGCATTCCGTCGCCAGCCATGGCGGGGAGTCCTCGACGCTGTGGCCGAGGAGCTTGGGCGCACCGGTCCCGGCCATGCGGATATGAGCCTCCGCCTCGGTGCGGAGCAGATCTGCTGCCTCCTCGGGGCTCGTACGGAGCGGCACCCGCACCGTCACGGTGCTGCCCGTTTCGTCGCGCCCCAGGAACACGACCACCCGCTGCCATCCGCCGACGTTGCGGGCGTGCAGGCGGTAGGGCCCAGCCCTACGAGGGTCCTCCGTGAGCAGTGGCGACCATGAGGTGCCGAGGTCAAGGGCTTGGAAGGAGACGTCTTCCGGACCGTCCGGTGCTGCTGTCGGGGCAGTCTCTCGCCTGGGCAGGGCGGGCGGACGCTCCCCACGATTCGTGGACGGCCGGGCCGATTCCGGCAGGGGCGAGGGTTCCTGCCGTCCGGTGGGACGCGGTTCGGTCTCGAACGCGTCTTCGGTCCGAGCGACCGGGGGCTGTACCCCCAGCAGCGTCATCAGCCGGTTGTCCAGCCGGCTGATGGGGTGGCTCTCGTCGTTCAGCCGGTCCGGTCCCTCGGGGTGGCTGAGCCATGCGGGGAAGTCCGGCGAATGGCCGGCCAGCCGGCCGAGTTCGTCCGTGATCGTGCGGGCGGTGCGCAGGAGTTCGTGTGCGGGCACTGTCCCGAGGAGGATGTCCCGGGCCTCCTCCGAGAAGTCGAACGCGCGGTGCCGGACCGGCAGGGCCGGGTCGGCCGGATCTGTGCTCTGCATCAACCCGCCGAGGAAGACCTCCGCCAGGTGCCCGGCGTCCGTGGTCGGGCCCAAGGCAGCCTGCACCAGGCGCATAGCCGACACTGACACCGGCGCGACGGCCGCAAGGTGAGCCGCCAGGCGATATGCGGCCGGCGATGCAGCGTGGCGGAATCGCAGCACGGCTTCGCGCGCATCGCTCTGCCGCGTGTGGGCATAGGGGCGTGAAGGGGGTGTTCCGCTATCCGCCAGCAGGCTCAGCACGGCCGTGGTGCCCGGGGACGCGACAACGCCTGCCCAGCGCCCCACGGCCGTGGGCTCAGGTGCCAGTACCGGCACCGGCACTCCGTCGAAGGACACGATGTCCGCAGGCAGCACCGGATCCGCCACGTGCCAGGCACTGGAAGGCCCGCCTCGCCGCCGCGTGGTCACCAGCCACTGCTGTGCCCGGATGCCCGACCCTTGCCACATGCGGGTGGGCAGGGCATGGACGATCGCGGTGGGTCCCTGTCGCGCCCACGTCTCCAGCGCCGTCTGCATCCGGCCGTTCCGCCAGGCCGCACCGACTCCGTCGCTCACGACGAGGACCAGCGTGTTCCCCGTTGGATCGCGTACGACGGACGGTGGCAGGGGTACGCCGCCGTCCTCGTAGGGACGGCTATGGAGCATCGGGGCCTGCGGGCCTCGGCTGTCCAGCCCGTAGACGCGAAGGCCGCGGAATGCTCCGCTGCGCTCCAGTAGAACCCGCAATTCCGAGGCTAGGCGCTGCCAAAGCAGCATGGAGACGCCGTCGTCCACCAGCAGGGCCAGAGTGAGCCAGCGTGCGCGTGCCCGTCGCAGAACGATGTCGGGCAGCCCCGTCTCGGCCATGGCGGCGACGGTCCTTGCCTCGTCGAGCTCTTGCTTCCAGGGGTCTGGTAGCCGCTGCTTCAGCGGCTGCAGTGCTCTGCCGAGGCGGAGCTCGTGTGCCGCGAGGGATTTCCCTTCCGGCGTCCGGACTGGCAGACCTGGACGCTCCTGCGCTCCGGAACCGGGCGCAGCGGGGCCGGCGTGCAGGGGAGCCCCCGGCTCCCGCGCGCCGTCCTTCGATGGGGATGCGGGTGGCGGCGCCATCGTGCCGGCCTCGTCCGCATCGGGCGGTGGACGCTCCTCCCCGGGTGCGGAGGGCGGAGCAACCCGAGGCCACACCGCACGCGCCAGCGGGGCACCGTCACCGTGCGGCAGACGCTCGGCCAGCCACAGAACGTCGAGCAGCTCCTCGTCGGAGAGATCCACTCCGCTGTCGGCCAGCACGCGCCGCAGGCGGTCGGGCACGTTGCTACACCGCCCTGCCGAGCCGGTGCAGTACGGCGTTCAGCAGTCCGCCGGCGTCGAGATCCACCCCTCCTTTACGGAGGAACACCGCGTTGAGCAGCTGGTCGGTGGCCAGCTCGCCAGGCGCACGGCGCCCGAGGAACTCCCGGAGCGGGTCGTCGACGCCCTGCAGGGTCCCGGCTCCGAGATGCGCCTCGACAATGCCGCGCAGTGTCTGCTCGTCCGGCTCGGGCAGATCGAGCCGGATACAGCGCCGGAGAAATGCGGGAGGGAACTCCCGCTCGCCGTTGCTGGTGATGATCACGACGGGGAACTCCGTGCAGCGGATCCGGCCGCGTACGACGGGGATCCGTTCGTCGGGGTCGTCGGTCAGCACCTCGACCATGGACTCGTGCTCTGTCAGACGGGCGAGTTCCGGCACCTCGAACTCGCCTTCCTCGAAGACGGTCAGCAGGTCGTTCGGCAGGTCCACATCGCCTTTGTCCAGCTCGTCGACGAGCAGGACCCGGGGCCGGGCGCGTGGTACCAGTGCCGTGCCCAGTGGACCCAACCGGACATAGCTACCGATCCCGGGCTCGGTAGCGCTGGGGTCACGGCTGTCATGCCTGTCACGGTGCAGGTTCGCTTCGCGCAGCCGGCCGACGGCGTCATACCGGTACAGGGCCTCCTGCAGGGTCGAACGGCTGTTGATCGGCCAGTGCAGCACGCGGCCGAGGTCCAGTTCGTGGGCCACGGCGTGCGCCAGGGAGGATTTGCCGGTGCCCGGATACCCCGACACCAGCAGTGGTCGGCGCAGGAGGAGAGCCGCGTTCACGACATCTGCCTCGGCGGGGCCGATGAGATAGGGCCTTGGCAGGGCGGGGACCTCGGCGGACGGAGTGAACCGACGCCATGGCGGTGCTTCGGGGAACTCCACTCGGCGGGTCGTTCCGTCGCCGCGGAAGAGCCGCCACCCGTCGTCCGGAGTGCTCATCGTGATGTCTGCCGTTGTCATGAGGGCGCGGATCCTTCTTGGTCCGGACTCTTCCGCACGAAGCACGGTGCCAGGCCAGTAGGACTGGGGATCGCCACCGGGGCCCGACTCAGCTCAGAGACGGCCCCGGTGGCGTCTTGATGCGCTCGAAGACTCAGAGCGATGCCTCGGCGCCGAGGCTTCCGGCGCTGATGGCTCCCCGCAATACGTGGGCGATCTCCT contains:
- a CDS encoding AAA family ATPase, whose product is MSTPDDGWRLFRGDGTTRRVEFPEAPPWRRFTPSAEVPALPRPYLIGPAEADVVNAALLLRRPLLVSGYPGTGKSSLAHAVAHELDLGRVLHWPINSRSTLQEALYRYDAVGRLREANLHRDRHDSRDPSATEPGIGSYVRLGPLGTALVPRARPRVLLVDELDKGDVDLPNDLLTVFEEGEFEVPELARLTEHESMVEVLTDDPDERIPVVRGRIRCTEFPVVIITSNGEREFPPAFLRRCIRLDLPEPDEQTLRGIVEAHLGAGTLQGVDDPLREFLGRRAPGELATDQLLNAVFLRKGGVDLDAGGLLNAVLHRLGRAV
- a CDS encoding SAV_2336 N-terminal domain-related protein; the protein is MPDRLRRVLADSGVDLSDEELLDVLWLAERLPHGDGAPLARAVWPRVAPPSAPGEERPPPDADEAGTMAPPPASPSKDGAREPGAPLHAGPAAPGSGAQERPGLPVRTPEGKSLAAHELRLGRALQPLKQRLPDPWKQELDEARTVAAMAETGLPDIVLRRARARWLTLALLVDDGVSMLLWQRLASELRVLLERSGAFRGLRVYGLDSRGPQAPMLHSRPYEDGGVPLPPSVVRDPTGNTLVLVVSDGVGAAWRNGRMQTALETWARQGPTAIVHALPTRMWQGSGIRAQQWLVTTRRRGGPSSAWHVADPVLPADIVSFDGVPVPVLAPEPTAVGRWAGVVASPGTTAVLSLLADSGTPPSRPYAHTRQSDAREAVLRFRHAASPAAYRLAAHLAAVAPVSVSAMRLVQAALGPTTDAGHLAEVFLGGLMQSTDPADPALPVRHRAFDFSEEARDILLGTVPAHELLRTARTITDELGRLAGHSPDFPAWLSHPEGPDRLNDESHPISRLDNRLMTLLGVQPPVARTEDAFETEPRPTGRQEPSPLPESARPSTNRGERPPALPRRETAPTAAPDGPEDVSFQALDLGTSWSPLLTEDPRRAGPYRLHARNVGGWQRVVVFLGRDETGSTVTVRVPLRTSPEEAADLLRTEAEAHIRMAGTGAPKLLGHSVEDSPPWLATECAREQSDDPRARPAHNLIALLDDRGPLGDTALFRRLGRDLAKAVRRAHSVGLVHGSLTPHCVLVTDQGVQVVGWMTAIIDGVPNRHRDSFRRNPAYGPPYELEGEGDPIVVTTASDVYSVGAILLTAATGLWAGDFTPETLRTACEHAGMNRSLGGVLLGCLDPNPAARPTAAHLIAAFAEQIDGHPNKSGGERTRTQPPASAAIGQSGGFRDRFALLGRMTDCHIYEGDGTRPIREENVQILHRAQRVAQPPVVRQWRAEIEAEESRKAAAGRQHSWNRPRFAVESITVVRTHLGEDPTVQLHLCDADYYDFLAASLNLDRPHPDHESTLRHQYLVDRDPVVAPPFLSCSFGVHVAVETRVDDMMLFSHRSASVVGNSTRWNASASEGLSRQHDIPADGSPISLHATARRAMKEELGVFPEDRMDLELLGFGLDLRMHQWAAFFRAVLPDLGEEDLRRRWARGVNDKWEHDRHAFVPADPDSVLDFILEQTEEAWAPCAPALFYLALVRGAAIRRGGDPAGQLDVEAAERRAQRRGQETTGPT